The following are from one region of the Methyloversatilis discipulorum genome:
- a CDS encoding urease accessory protein UreF, whose protein sequence is MNAPHAPFHIPSPDDGGGDAIGMLGMLQFADSFFPSGATSFSWGLESLKLDGKVGGAEQVFELLCSHIEQRWAGFDRPLMQAARSAWSQRGAAALAEATELDRLCEAMNLVRGWRDASRRLGFTQLRVHADLGLGIAQVYLDQVRAAGLPGHLPVVQGLVWGAYGLSASGCDAMAASGLCTTVVGAALRMGLIGHTEGQRLLARTRPLIARVIDTTPPSTDELWNGAPALDIAAMRHEPRNARLFAN, encoded by the coding sequence ATGAACGCACCGCACGCGCCTTTTCACATTCCGTCGCCCGACGATGGCGGCGGCGACGCGATCGGCATGCTCGGCATGCTGCAGTTCGCCGACAGCTTCTTTCCCAGCGGCGCCACCTCGTTCTCGTGGGGCCTGGAGTCGCTGAAGCTCGACGGCAAGGTTGGCGGCGCCGAACAGGTGTTCGAGCTGCTGTGCAGCCACATCGAACAGCGCTGGGCCGGATTCGACCGGCCGCTGATGCAGGCGGCGCGCTCCGCCTGGTCGCAGCGTGGCGCGGCCGCACTGGCCGAGGCGACCGAACTGGACCGCCTGTGCGAGGCGATGAACCTTGTGCGCGGCTGGCGCGACGCGAGCCGTCGGCTCGGCTTCACGCAGCTTCGCGTGCACGCCGATCTCGGTCTCGGCATCGCCCAGGTCTATCTCGACCAGGTGCGCGCCGCAGGTCTGCCCGGGCATCTGCCGGTGGTGCAGGGCCTGGTGTGGGGCGCCTACGGGCTGTCGGCCTCCGGCTGCGACGCGATGGCGGCCAGCGGCCTGTGCACCACGGTGGTCGGCGCCGCGCTGCGCATGGGTCTGATCGGTCACACCGAAGGTCAGCGCCTGTTGGCGCGCACGCGGCCGCTGATCGCGCGCGTCATCGACACGACGCCGCCCTCGACCGACGAACTGTGGAACGGCGCACCGGCGCTCGACATCGCCGCCATGCGCCACGAGCCGCGCAATGCCCGGCTGTTCGCGAACTGA
- the ureE gene encoding urease accessory protein UreE — MLRLTDIVGNASDPDIADRLHHIEHDGGVERVRLSRNDLARRRQRLVTDRGTELALMLDRGAQLENGSVLLLEPGRAVLVMLDEPQWLVLRAAHTAGALEIGYFAGNMHWKVRFEADCLWIALEGPREGYLKRMTHLLTRGDAIVLDAPAQGGTRYLAVPHAH; from the coding sequence ATGCTCAGACTGACAGACATCGTCGGCAATGCGTCCGACCCGGACATTGCCGACCGGCTGCATCACATCGAACACGACGGCGGCGTCGAGCGCGTGCGCCTGTCGCGCAACGACCTGGCCCGCCGCCGTCAGCGCCTGGTGACCGACCGTGGCACCGAACTGGCGCTGATGCTGGACCGCGGCGCACAGCTCGAGAACGGCTCCGTGCTGCTGCTCGAACCGGGGCGCGCCGTGCTGGTGATGCTCGACGAGCCGCAGTGGCTGGTGCTGCGCGCCGCCCACACGGCCGGCGCGCTGGAGATCGGCTACTTCGCCGGCAATATGCACTGGAAGGTGCGCTTCGAAGCAGACTGCCTGTGGATCGCGCTCGAAGGCCCGCGCGAGGGCTATCTGAAGCGCATGACGCATCTGCTGACGCGCGGCGACGCGATCGTGCTCGATGCGCCGGCGCAGGGCGGAACACGCTATCTCGCCGTTCCCCATGCGCACTGA
- the urtA gene encoding urea ABC transporter substrate-binding protein, translating into MKNQIRRDIIKGLALASVAGPWMVRNAMADDTVKVGILHSLTGTIALAEASVVDAEKLAIDEINAAGGVLGKKIVPVVEDGASDWPTFAEKARKLLDRDKVAAVFGCYTSASRKAVLPVFEQMKGLLYYPTYYEGQEQSPNILYTAHEATQQCIQACNWLLANRGKTVYLIGSDYIWPRVTNKIARPTIVKGGGKVLGEEYLPLGSTNFGSTINKIKATKPDIILSTVVGGSNVAFYKQLKAAGVNFNKTTVMALAVSEEEVSGIGKENVQDVLTCMSYLQSLDNPANKKFVAAFKAKYGDKRVTGDTLASAYTAVYLWKMAVEKAKSFDVDKVVAASANLEFEGPEGKVKFHATNHHLWKQARIGSFTADGQVKLIYESPLIEPNPYPTL; encoded by the coding sequence ATGAAGAATCAAATCAGGCGCGACATCATCAAAGGCCTTGCGCTCGCATCCGTCGCCGGTCCGTGGATGGTGCGCAACGCCATGGCCGACGATACGGTCAAGGTCGGCATCCTGCACTCGCTGACCGGCACCATCGCGCTGGCCGAAGCGTCGGTGGTTGACGCCGAGAAGCTGGCCATCGACGAGATCAACGCCGCCGGCGGCGTACTGGGCAAGAAGATCGTACCTGTGGTCGAGGACGGCGCCAGCGACTGGCCCACCTTCGCCGAGAAGGCGCGCAAGCTGCTCGATCGCGACAAGGTCGCGGCGGTGTTCGGCTGCTACACCTCGGCGTCGCGCAAGGCCGTGCTGCCGGTGTTTGAACAGATGAAGGGCCTGCTGTACTACCCGACCTACTACGAAGGCCAGGAACAGTCGCCGAACATCCTCTACACCGCACACGAAGCGACCCAGCAGTGCATCCAGGCCTGCAACTGGCTGCTGGCCAATCGCGGCAAAACGGTCTATCTGATCGGTTCCGACTACATCTGGCCGCGCGTCACCAACAAGATCGCGCGCCCGACCATCGTCAAGGGCGGCGGCAAGGTGCTGGGCGAGGAATACCTGCCGCTGGGCAGCACCAACTTCGGTTCGACCATCAACAAGATCAAGGCTACCAAGCCCGACATCATTCTGAGCACCGTCGTCGGGGGCTCCAACGTCGCCTTCTACAAGCAGCTCAAGGCGGCCGGCGTGAACTTCAACAAGACCACGGTGATGGCGTTGGCCGTGTCGGAAGAGGAAGTGTCGGGCATCGGCAAGGAGAACGTGCAGGACGTGCTGACTTGCATGAGTTATCTGCAGAGCCTGGACAACCCGGCCAACAAGAAATTCGTCGCAGCCTTCAAGGCCAAGTACGGCGACAAGCGCGTCACCGGCGACACGCTGGCCAGCGCCTACACGGCGGTCTACCTGTGGAAGATGGCCGTCGAGAAGGCCAAGAGCTTCGACGTCGACAAGGTGGTCGCCGCCTCGGCCAACCTCGAGTTCGAAGGACCGGAAGGCAAGGTGAAGTTCCACGCGACCAACCACCACCTGTGGAAACAGGCGCGCATCGGTTCCTTCACCGCCGACGGTCAGGTCAAGCTGATCTACGAATCGCCGCTGATCGAACCCAATCCCTACCCGACGCTGTAA
- a CDS encoding tetratricopeptide repeat protein: MHALMETTLQLDDAVAAYHDGDLVTAARLFEALAEAGCVEAQAWIGALHANGEGVPADLAAAFRWYLRAAEGGHVPAQTNVGAMLMMGNGTPADPERGLRWLRTAAEAGDAMAQSNLATLYFKGQGTAQDEAQAAHWYRQAAGQGHFPSQARLGFMYANGLGVDKDRAQAFAWLSLAAQHGVGSALNALEGMIGQMSAEEKQKGAALFDQWRSRTAAVSSPARLIPVPG, encoded by the coding sequence ATGCATGCACTGATGGAAACAACGCTGCAGCTCGACGATGCGGTGGCCGCTTACCACGACGGCGATCTGGTGACTGCGGCGCGGCTGTTCGAGGCGCTGGCGGAAGCGGGCTGTGTCGAGGCGCAGGCCTGGATCGGTGCGCTGCACGCGAATGGCGAAGGCGTGCCGGCCGATCTGGCGGCGGCTTTCCGCTGGTATCTGCGCGCCGCGGAAGGTGGCCATGTGCCGGCGCAGACCAATGTCGGCGCCATGCTGATGATGGGCAACGGCACGCCGGCCGATCCGGAACGCGGGTTGCGCTGGTTGCGCACGGCGGCCGAAGCCGGGGACGCGATGGCGCAGAGCAATCTGGCGACGCTTTACTTCAAGGGGCAGGGCACCGCGCAGGACGAGGCGCAGGCGGCGCACTGGTACCGGCAGGCGGCCGGGCAGGGGCACTTTCCCTCGCAGGCGCGGCTGGGCTTCATGTACGCCAACGGCCTGGGCGTGGACAAGGACAGGGCGCAGGCCTTCGCCTGGCTGTCGCTGGCTGCACAGCACGGCGTGGGCAGCGCGCTCAACGCGCTCGAAGGCATGATCGGCCAGATGTCGGCCGAAGAGAAACAGAAGGGGGCCGCGCTGTTCGATCAGTGGCGCAGCCGCACCGCAGCGGTGTCGTCGCCGGCACGGCTGATTCCGGTTCCGGGGTGA
- a CDS encoding N,N-dimethylformamidase large subunit, producing MCAMRLTGYADKFSVHPGDKIKFYVNCDGPKKYSASIVQMINGDTNPRGPGFIEKAVKADCEGVYDGIKQVVYGGSYGFVADAPQLKPDSFTLQCWIWPTTPKTDKRYWKHGAQGLVTKWSGGKGYGLFINTDGCVELRINGETYTTGAPLRDHAWHFIAASFDAMTGEVVLYHEPQVVYALDPEIPPVKATFKGKVEHTDLPLVIAAYVDHVEPGPLGLSSLPQGVIVGGHYNGKIDSPRLCSRALSRFEIEMMKGGAQPGLTERRNAGPTGALSEAIVAAWDFSDGIDTLVAKDAGPYRFDATLVNCPTRALTGYNWAGQTFDWKVAPKEYGAIHFHDDDLDNARWEVSFEWTVPADIKSRFYAAKLTTPEGDEDYIPFWIVPKIGQEQSKIAVMVPTISYMAYANEHVACNAGGAELFVYRVPIMQQQNMFLAEHREYGGSIYDTHTDGSGICLSSRLRPILSIRPKYDHFLAQAPWQYPADLHLICWLEQMGYEYDVFTDEDVTYDGLARLENYNVIITGSHPEHNSGTQLDALHNYTQRGGRLMYMGADAWYWVHSFHPAYDGLGRGIVTEMRRCESGIRTWRADPGEYYHQGTGELGGMWRYRGRYLHSVAGTGMSSEGFDISSYFSRTPESLDPRVSWAFDGISYEENLGNFGLVGGGAAGLELDIVDTMLGSPPHILTVATSAGRHTEAYLLVMEDFGFNQQGLDGTVHPRVRADITFHETPNGGGCFAFSSIAYCGSLPWNNCDNNISRLTKNVLDRFMQDGPLPAAPKEAIKHRGRADYESPALASKS from the coding sequence ATGTGTGCAATGCGACTGACCGGATACGCCGACAAGTTCAGTGTCCATCCGGGCGACAAGATCAAGTTCTACGTCAATTGCGACGGACCGAAGAAGTACAGCGCGTCCATCGTCCAGATGATCAACGGCGACACCAATCCGCGCGGTCCCGGCTTCATCGAGAAGGCGGTGAAGGCCGACTGTGAAGGCGTCTACGACGGTATCAAGCAGGTCGTCTACGGCGGCTCCTACGGCTTCGTGGCCGACGCGCCGCAGCTCAAGCCGGACAGTTTCACGCTGCAATGCTGGATCTGGCCGACCACGCCGAAGACCGACAAGCGCTACTGGAAGCACGGCGCCCAGGGCCTGGTGACCAAGTGGTCGGGCGGCAAGGGTTACGGCCTGTTCATCAATACAGACGGCTGTGTCGAACTGCGCATCAACGGTGAAACCTACACGACCGGTGCGCCGCTGCGCGACCACGCCTGGCACTTCATCGCCGCCAGCTTCGATGCGATGACCGGCGAAGTGGTGCTGTATCACGAGCCGCAGGTGGTGTATGCGCTCGACCCCGAAATCCCGCCGGTCAAGGCGACGTTCAAGGGCAAGGTCGAGCACACCGACCTGCCGCTGGTGATCGCCGCTTACGTTGATCATGTCGAGCCTGGGCCGCTGGGTCTGTCCTCGCTGCCGCAGGGCGTCATCGTCGGCGGTCACTACAACGGCAAGATCGACAGCCCGCGCCTGTGCAGCCGTGCGCTGTCGCGCTTCGAGATCGAAATGATGAAGGGTGGGGCGCAGCCGGGGCTGACCGAGCGCCGCAACGCCGGCCCGACCGGCGCGCTGTCGGAAGCCATCGTCGCCGCCTGGGACTTTTCCGACGGCATCGACACGCTGGTGGCGAAGGACGCCGGCCCCTACCGCTTCGACGCCACGCTTGTTAACTGCCCGACGCGCGCGCTGACCGGCTACAACTGGGCCGGCCAGACCTTCGACTGGAAGGTCGCACCGAAGGAATATGGCGCCATTCACTTCCACGACGACGACCTCGACAACGCGCGCTGGGAAGTGAGCTTCGAGTGGACCGTGCCCGCCGACATCAAGAGCCGCTTCTACGCGGCCAAGCTGACGACGCCGGAGGGTGACGAGGACTACATCCCGTTCTGGATCGTGCCCAAGATCGGCCAGGAACAGTCGAAGATCGCGGTCATGGTGCCCACTATCAGCTACATGGCCTACGCGAACGAGCACGTCGCGTGCAACGCGGGTGGCGCCGAACTGTTCGTCTATCGCGTGCCCATCATGCAGCAGCAGAACATGTTCCTCGCCGAGCACCGTGAGTACGGCGGCTCGATCTACGACACCCACACCGACGGCAGCGGCATCTGCCTTTCGTCGCGGCTGCGTCCCATCCTGAGCATCCGCCCGAAGTACGACCACTTCCTGGCCCAGGCGCCCTGGCAGTACCCGGCCGACCTGCACCTGATCTGCTGGCTGGAACAGATGGGCTACGAGTACGACGTGTTCACCGACGAGGACGTGACCTACGACGGTCTGGCCCGGCTGGAGAACTACAACGTCATCATCACCGGCTCGCACCCCGAGCACAACTCCGGTACCCAGCTCGACGCGCTGCACAACTACACGCAGCGCGGCGGCCGCCTGATGTATATGGGTGCCGATGCCTGGTACTGGGTGCATTCCTTCCATCCGGCCTACGACGGACTGGGCCGCGGCATCGTCACCGAAATGCGCCGCTGCGAATCCGGCATCCGCACCTGGCGCGCCGATCCGGGCGAGTACTACCACCAGGGCACCGGTGAACTGGGCGGCATGTGGCGCTACCGCGGCCGCTACCTGCACTCGGTGGCCGGTACCGGCATGTCGTCCGAGGGCTTCGACATCTCGTCCTACTTCTCGCGTACGCCGGAAAGTCTGGACCCGCGCGTCAGCTGGGCCTTCGACGGCATCAGCTACGAGGAGAATCTGGGCAACTTCGGTCTGGTCGGCGGCGGCGCGGCCGGTCTGGAGCTGGACATCGTCGACACCATGCTGGGGTCGCCGCCGCACATCCTCACCGTCGCCACCTCGGCCGGCCGTCACACCGAGGCCTACCTGCTGGTGATGGAGGATTTCGGCTTCAACCAGCAAGGTCTGGACGGCACCGTGCACCCGCGCGTGCGCGCGGACATCACCTTCCACGAAACACCCAATGGCGGCGGCTGCTTTGCCTTCAGCTCCATCGCCTACTGCGGTTCGCTGCCGTGGAACAACTGCGACAACAACATTTCGCGTCTGACCAAGAATGTTCTCGACCGCTTCATGCAGGATGGCCCACTGCCGGCCGCTCCGAAGGAAGCGATCAAGCACCGCGGTCGCGCGGATTACGAGTCGCCGGCGCTGGCGTCGAAGAGCTGA
- a CDS encoding transporter substrate-binding domain-containing protein, whose protein sequence is MSTNDPIKVGVLFSREGVTSRIENTMLAGTLFAIREINDAGGIHGRELVPVYYDPQSNPQQFRSLATRLVQDDKVNVIFGCYMSSTRKAVLPVVERWNRLLFCPTMYEGFEFSNNIIYTGGAPNQNSALLADYMSTRFGARVYLIGSDYIFPYESNRIMSDFVHHRQGGAKVGERYVHLDAKESAFTPIMKDIKAKQPDFIFSTMVGKTTRMLYQAYADAGFDPKKMPIASLCTSEEEVSEMGIRLAEGHYTAGTYFQSIDTPRNRDCVALFRKLFGNEVQPNMSWESSYYQVHVFADAFREAGSDEHDILLPHILGREFDAPQGRIRILPHNHHARLYPRIGRVNREGQFTILAETPGGVDADPYLVSHSFDDWSTRLRVNASEEEST, encoded by the coding sequence GTGTCCACAAACGATCCCATCAAGGTCGGTGTTCTGTTCTCGCGTGAGGGCGTGACATCGCGCATCGAAAACACGATGCTCGCCGGCACGCTTTTCGCAATCCGCGAGATCAACGATGCCGGCGGCATTCACGGCCGGGAGCTGGTTCCGGTCTACTACGATCCGCAGTCGAACCCGCAGCAGTTCCGCTCGCTCGCGACCCGCCTGGTGCAGGACGACAAAGTCAATGTCATCTTCGGCTGCTACATGTCGAGCACGCGCAAGGCGGTGCTGCCGGTGGTCGAAAGGTGGAACCGCCTGCTGTTCTGCCCGACCATGTACGAGGGCTTCGAATTCTCGAACAACATCATCTACACCGGCGGTGCGCCGAACCAGAACAGCGCCCTGCTCGCCGACTACATGTCGACCCGCTTCGGCGCACGGGTGTACCTGATCGGCAGCGACTACATCTTCCCCTACGAGTCGAACCGCATCATGAGCGACTTCGTGCACCACCGTCAGGGTGGCGCCAAGGTGGGCGAGCGCTATGTGCATCTCGACGCGAAGGAAAGCGCCTTCACGCCGATCATGAAGGACATCAAGGCAAAGCAGCCTGACTTCATCTTCTCGACCATGGTCGGCAAGACCACCCGCATGCTCTACCAGGCCTACGCGGACGCCGGCTTCGATCCGAAGAAGATGCCCATAGCAAGCCTCTGCACCAGCGAGGAAGAGGTATCCGAAATGGGTATCCGGCTGGCCGAAGGTCACTACACGGCAGGCACCTATTTCCAGTCCATCGACACCCCGCGCAACCGCGACTGCGTGGCGCTGTTCCGCAAGCTGTTCGGCAACGAGGTGCAGCCCAACATGAGCTGGGAGTCGTCCTACTACCAGGTGCATGTGTTCGCCGACGCCTTCCGCGAAGCGGGCAGCGACGAACATGACATCCTGCTGCCGCACATCCTCGGGCGCGAGTTCGACGCGCCGCAGGGACGCATCCGCATCCTGCCGCACAACCACCATGCCCGCCTCTATCCGCGCATCGGCCGGGTGAACAGGGAAGGCCAGTTCACGATACTGGCCGAGACGCCGGGCGGCGTCGATGCCGACCCCTATCTGGTCAGCCATTCCTTCGACGACTGGAGCACGCGGTTGCGCGTCAATGCGAGCGAAGAGGAATCGACGTGA
- a CDS encoding ANTAR domain-containing response regulator: MSSPPRTGVRSKRITPEFLTQLRNLRIVVLHPRDADGEVLIQQLKRIGCQVQTFWPPVQDIPDNVDVVYYAIQSNEMHAPLNFSNFEQPPAVIAVVGYENPTIFEVMLRLGATGVLSAPLRSTGVLASLVLTVGLTQEMRGYRKRVQRLEQKLLSVNQINDAKAILMRTRGVSDAEAYKIIREQAMSKRVATEEIARAIIHADEILSG; encoded by the coding sequence GTGAGCAGTCCGCCGCGCACAGGCGTACGCAGCAAGCGGATCACGCCGGAGTTCCTGACCCAGCTGCGCAATCTGCGCATCGTCGTGCTGCATCCGCGCGACGCCGACGGCGAGGTGCTGATCCAGCAACTGAAGCGCATAGGCTGCCAGGTGCAGACCTTCTGGCCGCCGGTGCAGGACATCCCGGACAACGTCGATGTCGTGTACTACGCGATCCAGTCCAACGAGATGCACGCGCCGCTGAACTTCAGCAATTTCGAACAGCCGCCGGCGGTGATCGCCGTCGTCGGCTACGAGAACCCGACCATCTTCGAGGTCATGCTGCGCCTCGGTGCGACCGGCGTGCTCAGCGCCCCGCTGCGCTCGACCGGCGTGCTCGCCTCACTGGTGCTGACAGTCGGCCTGACGCAGGAAATGCGCGGCTACCGGAAGCGGGTACAGCGGCTGGAGCAGAAGCTGCTCAGCGTGAACCAGATCAACGACGCCAAGGCCATCCTGATGCGCACCCGCGGCGTCAGCGACGCCGAGGCCTACAAGATCATCCGCGAACAGGCCATGAGCAAGCGGGTAGCGACCGAGGAGATCGCGCGGGCGATCATTCATGCGGACGAGATACTTTCCGGATAG
- a CDS encoding formate--tetrahydrofolate ligase, whose amino-acid sequence MASDIEIAQQAKMQRISQVVSKLGIPEDAIEPYGHYKAKVSLDYLNSLKDRPDGKLILVTAISPTPAGEGKTTTTVGLGDALNRIGKKTMICLREPSLGPVFGVKGGAAGGGYAQIVPMEDINLHFTGDFHAIGAAHNLLSALIDNHINHGNELRIDPRLIQWKRVVDMNDRALRKITIGLGGTANGFVREDGYDIVVASEVMAILCLANSLMDLKERLGRIIIGYTLGDKKPVYASDLKAQGAMATLLKDAIKPNIVQTLENNPAIIHGGPFANIAHGCNSVTATKAGLKMADYVVTEAGFGADLGAEKFIDIKCRMAGLNPSAVVLVATIRALKFHGGVKKEDLNQENLAALEKGIVNIERHLKNITEHYGLPCVVSVNHFTFDTDAEIALLKSRIEALGGKFVIARHWASGGAGAEELARMVADICDNAPGKHSFVYDENATLQDKITTIATKIYGAGAVTFSDAARKQLESWNADYGRFPVCMAKTQMSFSADPNAKGAPSGHTLNVREVRLANGAGFVVAICGDMMTMPGLPKVPASEKIDIDEHGKVSGLF is encoded by the coding sequence ATGGCATCCGATATCGAAATCGCCCAGCAGGCGAAAATGCAGCGCATCAGCCAGGTGGTGTCCAAGCTGGGCATCCCGGAAGACGCGATCGAGCCCTACGGCCACTACAAGGCCAAGGTGTCGCTCGACTACCTGAACAGCCTGAAGGACCGTCCTGACGGCAAGCTCATCCTGGTCACTGCGATCAGCCCGACGCCGGCCGGCGAGGGCAAGACCACGACCACCGTCGGTCTGGGCGATGCGCTGAACCGTATCGGCAAGAAGACCATGATCTGCCTGCGCGAACCGTCGCTGGGGCCGGTGTTTGGCGTCAAGGGCGGTGCGGCAGGTGGCGGCTACGCGCAGATCGTGCCGATGGAAGACATCAACCTGCACTTCACCGGTGACTTCCACGCGATCGGTGCCGCGCACAACCTGCTGTCGGCGTTGATCGACAACCACATCAACCACGGCAACGAACTGCGCATCGACCCGCGCCTGATCCAGTGGAAGCGGGTGGTCGACATGAACGACCGCGCGCTGCGCAAGATCACCATCGGCCTGGGCGGCACCGCCAACGGCTTCGTGCGGGAGGACGGCTACGACATCGTGGTCGCGTCCGAAGTCATGGCCATCCTGTGCCTGGCCAATTCGCTGATGGACCTGAAGGAACGTCTCGGCCGCATCATCATCGGCTACACGCTGGGCGACAAGAAGCCGGTGTACGCGAGCGACCTGAAGGCGCAGGGCGCCATGGCCACGCTGCTGAAGGACGCGATCAAGCCGAACATCGTGCAGACGCTGGAGAACAACCCGGCCATCATTCACGGCGGCCCCTTCGCCAACATCGCGCACGGCTGCAACTCGGTCACCGCGACCAAGGCCGGCCTGAAGATGGCTGACTACGTCGTGACCGAAGCGGGCTTCGGTGCCGACCTCGGCGCCGAGAAGTTCATCGACATCAAGTGCCGCATGGCCGGGCTCAACCCGTCGGCCGTCGTGCTGGTCGCCACCATCCGCGCGCTGAAATTCCACGGCGGCGTGAAGAAGGAAGACCTGAACCAGGAAAATCTGGCCGCGCTGGAAAAGGGCATCGTCAACATCGAGCGCCACCTGAAGAACATCACCGAGCACTACGGCCTGCCGTGCGTCGTGTCGGTGAACCACTTCACCTTCGACACCGACGCCGAAATCGCGCTGCTGAAAAGCCGCATCGAAGCGCTCGGCGGCAAGTTCGTCATCGCCCGCCACTGGGCGAGCGGCGGTGCCGGCGCCGAGGAACTGGCGCGCATGGTTGCCGACATCTGCGACAACGCACCGGGCAAGCACAGCTTCGTCTACGACGAGAACGCCACGCTGCAGGACAAGATCACCACCATCGCCACCAAGATCTACGGCGCCGGTGCGGTCACCTTCTCCGACGCGGCCCGCAAGCAACTCGAAAGCTGGAACGCCGACTACGGCCGTTTCCCGGTCTGCATGGCGAAGACCCAGATGTCCTTCTCCGCCGACCCGAACGCAAAGGGCGCACCGAGCGGCCACACGCTTAACGTGCGCGAAGTGCGCCTGGCCAACGGCGCCGGTTTCGTCGTTGCCATCTGCGGCGACATGATGACCATGCCGGGCCTGCCCAAGGTGCCGGCGTCGGAAAAGATCGACATCGACGAGCACGGCAAGGTGTCGGGGCTGTTCTGA
- a CDS encoding HpcH/HpaI aldolase/citrate lyase family protein, translating into MSFTIIEQATPRLHRSELAVPGSNPGMFEKAAKSAADIIFLDCEDAVAPDDKEQARKNIIEGLNDVDWGNKTMMVRINGLDTHYMYRDVVDIVEACPRLDMILIPKAGTAADVYAVDMMVTQIEAAKKRTKRIGFEVLIETALGMANVEAIAQSSKRLEAMSFGVADYAASTRARTTVIGGVNKDSVVLTDKDEQGNRQSFWTDPWHAAQTRMMVACRAYGLRPIDGPFGDFNDPDGYISAANRAAVLGYEGKWAIHPSQIELANKVYTPSEAEVTKARRILEAMAQAAKEGRGAVSLDGRLIDIASIRMAEALIAKADTIAAAR; encoded by the coding sequence ATGAGCTTCACGATCATCGAACAAGCGACGCCCCGCCTGCACCGTTCCGAACTGGCCGTTCCGGGTTCCAACCCGGGCATGTTCGAGAAGGCCGCCAAGTCGGCCGCCGACATCATCTTCCTCGACTGCGAGGACGCGGTCGCGCCGGACGACAAGGAGCAGGCGCGCAAGAACATCATCGAAGGCCTGAACGACGTCGACTGGGGCAACAAGACCATGATGGTGCGCATCAATGGTCTGGACACCCACTACATGTACCGCGACGTGGTGGACATCGTCGAAGCCTGCCCGCGCCTGGACATGATCCTGATCCCGAAGGCCGGCACCGCCGCCGACGTGTACGCGGTCGACATGATGGTCACGCAGATCGAAGCGGCCAAGAAGCGCACCAAGCGCATCGGCTTCGAAGTGCTGATCGAGACCGCGCTCGGCATGGCCAACGTCGAGGCGATCGCGCAGTCGTCGAAGCGCCTCGAAGCGATGAGCTTCGGCGTCGCCGACTACGCCGCTTCGACCCGCGCCCGCACCACCGTGATCGGTGGTGTGAACAAGGACAGCGTGGTGCTGACGGACAAGGACGAGCAGGGCAACCGCCAGTCCTTCTGGACCGATCCGTGGCACGCCGCGCAGACCCGCATGATGGTTGCCTGCCGCGCCTACGGCCTGCGTCCGATCGACGGCCCGTTTGGTGACTTCAACGATCCGGACGGCTATATTTCCGCGGCGAACCGCGCTGCCGTGCTCGGTTACGAAGGCAAGTGGGCGATTCACCCGTCGCAGATCGAACTGGCGAACAAGGTCTACACGCCGTCGGAGGCCGAAGTGACCAAGGCACGCCGCATCCTCGAAGCGATGGCGCAGGCAGCGAAGGAAGGCCGCGGTGCCGTGTCGCTCGACGGTCGCCTGATCGACATCGCCAGCATCCGCATGGCCGAGGCGCTGATCGCCAAGGCCGACACGATTGCCGCGGCACGCTGA